A window of the Helianthus annuus cultivar XRQ/B chromosome 4, HanXRQr2.0-SUNRISE, whole genome shotgun sequence genome harbors these coding sequences:
- the LOC110938166 gene encoding uncharacterized protein LOC110938166, with protein MGGLEQVCDSVDDTEISSDWSKETDEGDDQRSRSQMKQDDFSGRIQMQPLVLVKAYRGGRFLRSPWIQIEKLNLVIKELLKENDEEKERLNGIIAGLLAEKKKDKVDKDAMLDTMPQIEAMLTSTI; from the exons ATGGGAGGACTGGAACAg GTTTGTGACAGCGTTGACGACACTGAGATAAGTTCTGATTGGTCTAAGGAGACCGATGAAGGAGACGATCAACGGTCCAGATCGCAGATGAAGCAAGATGATTTTAGTGGCCGTATTCAAATGCAACCGTTGGTTTTGGTGAAGGCGTATCGTGGTGGTCGTTTCTTGAGGTCCCCGTGGATTCAG ATTGAAAAGTTGAACTTAGTTATCAAGGAGCTCCTTAaggaaaatgatgaagaaaaagaaaggcTAAATGGAATTATTGCCGGGTTGTTGGCTGAAAAGAAAAAAGATAAGGTGGATAAAGATGCTATGCTCGATACGATGCCACAAATTGAAGCTATGTTAACAAGTACAATTTGA